From Cognatishimia sp. WU-CL00825, a single genomic window includes:
- a CDS encoding ABC transporter ATP-binding protein, translating to MNDMTPDSYVTSDGRTIGGVVMEMKNITLRFGGVVAIQDISFDIRQGEIRAIIGPNGAGKSSMLNVISGFYKPQEGQVIYKGKPRPAMRPYQVARQGIARTFQNIALFEGMSVLDNVMTGRINQMNAGLFSQALWKGRAETEEVENREAVERIIDFLEIQHIRKTPVGRLPYGLKKRVELARALAAEPSILLLDEPMAGMNVEEKEDMSRFILDVNDEFGTTIALIEHDMGVVMDLSDRVVVMDYGKKIGDGTPQEVRSNQDVIDAYLGVAHD from the coding sequence ATGAACGATATGACCCCCGATAGCTATGTCACCAGCGACGGCCGCACGATTGGCGGCGTTGTCATGGAGATGAAAAACATCACCCTGCGTTTTGGTGGTGTGGTCGCGATCCAGGATATTAGTTTTGACATTCGTCAGGGCGAAATCCGTGCGATCATTGGTCCAAACGGGGCTGGTAAATCCTCGATGCTGAACGTTATTTCAGGGTTCTACAAACCCCAAGAAGGTCAGGTCATCTACAAAGGCAAGCCGCGCCCCGCGATGCGCCCCTATCAGGTGGCACGTCAAGGCATTGCACGAACCTTCCAAAACATCGCCTTGTTCGAAGGCATGTCGGTGCTCGACAACGTCATGACCGGACGCATCAATCAGATGAATGCCGGCTTGTTCAGCCAGGCCCTGTGGAAAGGCCGCGCCGAAACGGAAGAAGTCGAAAATCGCGAGGCCGTCGAACGCATCATCGACTTTCTTGAAATTCAACACATCCGCAAAACGCCTGTTGGCCGGCTGCCATATGGGTTGAAAAAACGCGTCGAACTGGCGCGGGCCTTGGCCGCAGAGCCTTCTATTCTTCTGCTGGACGAACCGATGGCCGGCATGAACGTCGAAGAAAAAGAGGACATGAGCCGCTTTATCCTGGACGTAAACGATGAATTTGGCACGACAATTGCCCTGATCGAACACGATATGGGCGTTGTCATGGATCTGTCTGACCGCGTGGTTGTGATGGATTACGGCAAGAAAATCGGTGACGGCACCCCACAAGAGGTGCGCAGCAACCAAGACGTCATCGACGCCTATCTGGGGGTCGCTCATGACTAA
- a CDS encoding AMP-binding protein, with protein MNLVQSSQATDGLMSIPALLQRNVEKFGTKAAYREKEFGIWQSWTWAEAAQEIESFALGLINLGVGEGDFVAIIGRNRPYFYWAMVAIQSAGAVPVPVYQDSAAEEMAHVLANCGAQYAVVEDQEQVDKVIDILDQLSEFKHMIYVDPRGLRKYDHTTLHEYSHVQNQGRAAYDEYIGELKSRSAKLTYDSICVMLYTSGTTGKPKGVVLSNRNIIESAKNASEFDGLHKNDEVFAYLPMAWVGDFIFSIGQAYWTGLSVNCPESESTISADLREIGPTYFFAPPPVFEKHLTEVMIRMEDSGRFKKWLFDHYMAHANKVGPAILDGKSVGLWDRLQYKLGELFVYGPLKNTLGLSRVRVGYTAGEAIGPELFDFYRSLGINLKQLYGQTEATVFITLQPNGQVRADTVGVPAPQVELKIDDSGEIYYRSPGVFVEYYNNPESTASTKDADGWVATGDAGFIEEKSGHLRIIDRVKDVGKLIDGSMFAPKFVENKMKFFPDVLEVVLFGNGKDRCVAFINIDLTAVGNWAERNNIAYASYQELAGHPKVLDTIQEHVETVNKSVAEDTMLSGCQIHRFLVLHKELDADDGEMTRTRKVRRKIVEEKFSDLVTALYDGSSEIHTTTEVTYEDGRKGSISATLELRDAAVVPVGIQKVAAE; from the coding sequence ATGAATTTGGTACAGTCGTCACAGGCGACCGATGGGCTTATGTCCATCCCCGCACTATTGCAGCGCAATGTCGAAAAGTTCGGCACCAAGGCTGCCTATCGAGAAAAAGAATTTGGCATCTGGCAAAGCTGGACCTGGGCAGAAGCTGCCCAGGAAATAGAATCCTTTGCATTGGGTTTGATCAACCTCGGTGTCGGCGAGGGCGATTTTGTCGCCATCATCGGCCGCAACCGTCCCTATTTCTACTGGGCCATGGTTGCGATTCAATCCGCTGGCGCTGTCCCAGTGCCGGTCTACCAAGACAGTGCCGCCGAAGAGATGGCGCATGTCTTGGCAAACTGTGGCGCGCAATACGCCGTGGTTGAGGATCAGGAACAAGTCGATAAGGTCATCGATATTCTTGATCAGCTGTCAGAATTTAAGCACATGATCTATGTGGACCCGCGCGGACTGCGGAAATATGACCACACAACATTGCATGAATATTCGCATGTCCAAAACCAAGGGCGCGCTGCCTATGATGAATATATCGGCGAACTAAAAAGCCGCAGCGCCAAGCTGACCTACGACAGCATCTGCGTCATGCTTTATACCTCTGGGACAACCGGCAAGCCCAAGGGCGTTGTCCTGTCTAATCGCAATATCATTGAAAGCGCCAAAAACGCGTCTGAATTTGATGGGCTGCACAAAAACGACGAGGTATTTGCCTATTTGCCTATGGCTTGGGTTGGCGATTTCATCTTCTCGATCGGTCAGGCCTATTGGACAGGCCTCAGCGTCAATTGTCCTGAATCTGAAAGCACAATCAGCGCAGATTTGCGTGAAATTGGCCCGACGTACTTTTTCGCCCCACCACCGGTATTTGAAAAACACCTCACCGAGGTGATGATCCGGATGGAAGATTCCGGACGTTTCAAAAAGTGGTTGTTTGATCACTACATGGCGCATGCCAACAAAGTTGGTCCAGCTATTTTGGATGGTAAATCCGTTGGGCTTTGGGATCGGCTCCAGTACAAACTGGGTGAATTATTTGTCTACGGACCACTGAAAAACACCCTTGGCTTGTCTCGGGTGCGGGTTGGATATACCGCGGGCGAGGCCATCGGCCCCGAGCTTTTTGATTTCTACCGCAGCCTCGGCATCAACCTTAAACAGCTATACGGCCAGACCGAAGCGACGGTGTTTATCACGCTTCAGCCCAACGGTCAGGTGCGCGCCGATACTGTCGGTGTGCCCGCGCCTCAGGTCGAACTTAAGATCGATGACTCCGGAGAGATCTATTATCGCTCGCCGGGCGTATTTGTCGAATATTACAACAACCCAGAAAGCACGGCGTCCACCAAAGACGCTGACGGCTGGGTTGCCACGGGCGATGCTGGCTTTATCGAAGAGAAGTCTGGCCATCTGCGCATCATTGACCGCGTCAAAGACGTGGGCAAATTGATTGACGGCAGTATGTTTGCACCAAAGTTCGTCGAGAACAAAATGAAGTTCTTCCCGGACGTCCTGGAAGTGGTGTTGTTTGGCAATGGCAAAGATCGCTGCGTGGCCTTTATCAACATCGACCTCACCGCGGTGGGCAATTGGGCGGAACGCAATAACATCGCCTATGCCTCTTACCAAGAATTGGCTGGACATCCCAAGGTTCTAGACACCATCCAAGAGCACGTGGAAACCGTGAACAAGTCAGTTGCCGAAGACACGATGCTGTCAGGCTGCCAAATTCACCGCTTTCTTGTATTGCACAAAGAACTTGATGCCGATGATGGCGAAATGACTCGCACACGCAAAGTGCGGCGCAAGATTGTCGAGGAGAAATTCTCGGATCTGGTGACAGCGCTGTATGACGGGTCTTCTGAAATTCACACCACAACCGAAGTGACTTACGAGGATGGCCGCAAAGGCAGCATCAGCGCCACGCTAGAGCTGCGCGATGCTGCAGTTGTGCCGGTTGGTATCCAAAAGGTGGCTGCAGAATGA
- a CDS encoding PAS-domain containing protein, with protein sequence MSARTDTTQAMTMAGLNLIQQALTIYDSDLKLVVANARFREMFEMPRPLLEPGASFEDTLRVIASRGEYGDPSDVEALVRERVRRALNFEPHYLERQRSDGRWISVEGSPLPDGGWVAVYTDITRSKRQEELLRGRSEELSDQLLRYAEELSAANRELESTVVALEEAKRQLIESEARMRLTAEMMPAHIAHVGRDGNYTYSNRRLTAVMPGRPSNIVGAAISETMGRAAFEHIEPHLIAAFGGSPSVFEFNDVLSARRIRVALTPDGEPDATRGVYILSMDITEETQTRAALQQTHRRELAAQMTSGLAHDFSNLLTIILGMQSRMGKMTLPDEAAALVEATLGAARRGGTLLNRIADMTAQRTPQLKPTHIKNLLANLETIAVPSLPPEILLVIKNDFPDRALLLDRGMLQDGLLNLVLNARDACGDTGKIEISVSAVKDTWLQIDVQDSGGGFPDGVLDRALDPFFTTKGSEGSGLGLPMVYDAIKLMGGEIRIGNKGNGARVTLRLPLRWVPSMSTPGLALLVEDNPELRGLIRGMLTDIGHMVIEATRVDEALSLLDQVPGISMVLSDVKLEGAATGVDLAKQLHSGPHAIPVFLMTSLAQTHPLYVEGAAQAPILSKPFGASALAKFLALEVI encoded by the coding sequence ATGTCTGCCAGGACCGATACAACGCAAGCCATGACGATGGCTGGATTGAACCTGATTCAACAGGCGCTCACGATCTATGACAGTGACCTGAAATTGGTTGTGGCCAATGCGCGGTTCCGCGAGATGTTTGAGATGCCCCGTCCGCTGCTAGAGCCGGGGGCCTCTTTTGAAGACACCCTGCGGGTGATCGCTTCGCGGGGGGAATATGGCGACCCAAGCGACGTTGAAGCCTTGGTGCGCGAACGCGTCAGGCGCGCGCTGAATTTTGAACCGCATTACTTGGAGCGTCAAAGATCTGACGGGCGCTGGATCAGCGTAGAGGGTTCGCCTTTGCCCGATGGCGGCTGGGTTGCGGTCTATACCGATATCACCCGCAGCAAACGCCAAGAAGAATTGCTGCGCGGGCGCTCTGAAGAACTGTCAGATCAACTGCTGCGGTATGCCGAAGAATTGTCAGCAGCGAACCGAGAGCTGGAAAGCACTGTGGTCGCGCTGGAAGAAGCCAAGCGCCAATTGATCGAGAGCGAAGCCCGGATGCGGCTAACCGCAGAGATGATGCCCGCCCATATTGCGCATGTCGGACGGGATGGAAACTATACTTATTCTAACCGTCGGCTGACAGCCGTGATGCCTGGCCGCCCCAGCAATATTGTCGGGGCTGCCATCTCAGAAACCATGGGGCGCGCGGCTTTTGAACACATTGAACCGCATCTTATTGCCGCTTTTGGTGGCAGCCCCAGCGTGTTTGAGTTCAATGACGTCTTAAGTGCGCGCCGCATTCGCGTGGCCTTGACCCCGGACGGCGAACCGGACGCAACGCGGGGCGTCTATATTTTGTCGATGGACATCACCGAAGAGACCCAAACGCGGGCCGCCTTGCAGCAAACCCACAGACGCGAATTGGCAGCACAGATGACCAGCGGGTTGGCGCATGATTTTTCCAACTTGCTGACTATCATTTTGGGCATGCAAAGCCGAATGGGCAAAATGACCTTGCCAGACGAAGCTGCCGCACTGGTAGAAGCAACACTGGGTGCGGCGCGGCGTGGCGGCACCCTGTTGAACCGCATCGCTGATATGACCGCTCAGCGCACACCCCAGTTGAAGCCCACCCATATCAAAAACCTGCTAGCAAATTTGGAAACCATCGCCGTTCCCAGCCTGCCTCCGGAAATCTTGCTAGTGATCAAAAATGATTTCCCTGATCGCGCATTGTTGCTGGATCGGGGCATGTTGCAGGACGGTCTTTTGAACCTTGTCCTGAATGCACGTGATGCATGTGGTGACACCGGAAAGATAGAAATTTCGGTTTCGGCTGTGAAAGACACCTGGTTGCAGATTGATGTGCAAGACAGTGGCGGTGGGTTTCCCGATGGGGTTTTGGACCGCGCTTTAGACCCGTTTTTCACCACAAAAGGCAGCGAAGGATCGGGGCTGGGCCTGCCGATGGTTTATGACGCGATCAAGCTGATGGGGGGCGAGATTCGCATTGGAAACAAGGGCAATGGGGCAAGGGTCACTTTGCGCTTGCCGCTGCGGTGGGTGCCCTCGATGTCGACGCCGGGTCTTGCCTTGTTGGTCGAGGACAATCCGGAATTACGCGGCCTGATCCGCGGCATGCTGACAGATATCGGACATATGGTGATTGAGGCGACGCGGGTGGATGAAGCATTATCTTTGTTGGATCAAGTTCCCGGCATTTCGATGGTGCTGTCAGACGTTAAGCTGGAGGGAGCGGCCACGGGTGTTGATCTGGCAAAACAGTTGCATTCAGGTCCGCATGCGATACCTGTGTTCTTGATGACAAGCTTGGCGCAAACCCACCCGCTTTATGTCGAAGGTGCTGCACAAGCACCCATTCTTAGCAAACCATTTGGCGCGAGTGCGCTGGCCAAGTTTTTGGCTCTGGAGGTCATATAA
- a CDS encoding response regulator transcription factor, translated as MTAPLVTILDDEPEIRQILSDALEDAGFRTMSFGRATEFEASLRKFTPDVCLVDLSLPDKDGLTLVHRLALEQGAVVIIISGRAQVQDRVTGLELGADDYIIKPFDPAEVVARVRARLRQGKPAAVSSNTAEFSGWTAYFDRYVLVDEEAVETPFSHAEGEVLRLFLDSPNRLISRAQMQETLGGAAGESFDRAMDVRISRLRTKLREDPKNPQLIKTIYGAGYIFLGEVTWM; from the coding sequence ATGACGGCACCTTTGGTCACCATTCTGGATGACGAGCCAGAGATACGGCAAATCTTGTCAGATGCTTTGGAAGACGCTGGATTTCGCACCATGAGCTTTGGGCGCGCCACTGAATTTGAAGCGTCGTTGCGCAAATTCACCCCTGATGTGTGTCTGGTTGATCTGAGTTTGCCTGACAAAGACGGCCTGACCTTGGTACATCGGCTTGCGCTTGAGCAGGGTGCAGTGGTGATCATCATTTCTGGACGGGCCCAGGTGCAAGACCGGGTCACGGGCCTGGAACTTGGGGCCGACGATTATATCATCAAACCGTTTGACCCTGCCGAGGTCGTGGCCCGAGTGCGGGCGCGATTGCGGCAAGGAAAACCTGCCGCGGTAAGCTCTAATACCGCGGAATTCAGTGGCTGGACCGCCTATTTTGATCGCTATGTTCTGGTTGACGAAGAGGCCGTTGAAACGCCGTTTAGCCATGCCGAGGGAGAGGTTTTGCGCCTGTTTCTTGACAGCCCAAACCGGTTGATCAGCCGCGCCCAAATGCAAGAGACCCTGGGGGGAGCCGCCGGGGAAAGCTTTGATCGAGCCATGGATGTGCGCATTTCGCGGCTGCGTACCAAATTGCGCGAAGACCCAAAAAACCCGCAGTTGATCAAGACCATTTACGGGGCTGGTTACATCTTTCTAGGGGAAGTGACCTGGATGTAG
- a CDS encoding LysR family transcriptional regulator, producing MAAHWDDLKTVMHLVRGGSLAAAADALDVSYTTVARRVKRAEEDLGLQLFDRLADGYQATAAGERVAEKASAMEMEELDLMRGLVSEDPTLSGSLTVTAPQLVCSQMLLPVFQEFTEKYPEVELHIRADAQLLDLNRREADIAIRVSNEPGDSLTGRRLASQKCLAYGTQKWADLIAEGSNAEVSWIAPERIPAAFKDFVPDLGNAKVCLRSDDMITMIEAARAGMGVLCLPVSLGRSYSDLVQLPLLPPLPFPDIWAVAHRDIWRSARVTAFREILFAHFKSTEALFRLSETESPRG from the coding sequence ATGGCAGCTCACTGGGACGATCTAAAAACCGTGATGCATTTGGTACGCGGGGGCTCGTTGGCGGCCGCTGCGGATGCGCTTGATGTTTCTTACACAACAGTCGCGCGCCGCGTTAAACGCGCCGAAGAAGACCTTGGTTTGCAACTCTTTGACAGGCTAGCCGATGGTTACCAAGCCACCGCCGCCGGTGAACGCGTCGCCGAAAAAGCCTCAGCGATGGAAATGGAAGAGCTGGATTTGATGCGCGGTCTTGTCAGCGAAGATCCAACGCTTTCTGGCTCGCTAACAGTCACAGCCCCACAGCTTGTTTGCTCGCAAATGCTGCTGCCTGTCTTTCAGGAATTCACTGAAAAGTATCCCGAAGTCGAGCTTCACATTCGGGCGGATGCGCAGCTTTTAGATCTTAATCGCCGCGAAGCTGACATTGCCATTCGGGTGAGTAACGAGCCGGGCGACTCATTGACGGGCCGCCGACTTGCGTCACAAAAATGCTTGGCCTATGGCACCCAAAAATGGGCGGATCTCATTGCCGAGGGCAGCAATGCCGAGGTCTCTTGGATCGCGCCAGAACGCATTCCAGCGGCGTTCAAGGATTTTGTGCCAGATTTGGGCAATGCCAAAGTGTGCCTGCGGTCCGACGATATGATCACTATGATCGAAGCCGCGCGCGCAGGTATGGGGGTCCTATGCCTGCCTGTATCTTTGGGTCGCAGTTACAGTGACCTTGTACAACTGCCGCTCCTGCCACCCTTGCCCTTTCCTGATATCTGGGCCGTTGCGCATCGTGATATCTGGCGGTCAGCGCGTGTCACGGCATTCCGTGAAATCTTGTTTGCGCATTTCAAATCCACAGAAGCGCTATTCAGGCTTTCAGAAACAGAAAGCCCCCGCGGATAA
- a CDS encoding WGR domain-containing protein, which translates to MAVCLLYRQRRAARPRYYRVEISYDMFDHVSVFCEWGVAGGAGIELKTTFSNLREASEAADRLRKRAQRRGYLRLDRALAVA; encoded by the coding sequence ATGGCTGTATGTCTCTTATATCGTCAACGTCGCGCTGCCCGGCCTCGGTATTATCGGGTCGAAATAAGCTATGACATGTTTGACCATGTATCGGTGTTTTGCGAATGGGGTGTGGCTGGTGGCGCAGGCATTGAGTTGAAAACCACGTTTTCCAACCTACGCGAGGCGTCAGAAGCAGCCGATAGGTTGCGCAAACGGGCCCAGCGCCGTGGGTATTTAAGGCTGGATCGCGCTTTGGCAGTGGCCTAA
- the fdhF gene encoding formate dehydrogenase subunit alpha codes for MSDPITFVLDGKEVTAEKGLTIWEVAHGRGLVIPHLCHKPAPGYRPDGNCRACMVEIEGERTLAASCIREPQDGMVVHTNTARAESARKMVVEMLLADQPERDQSHDKSSHLWDMADLNGVSESRFPKLEDGRIPLLDASHVAMSVNLDACISCGLCVRACREVQVNDVIGMAGRGHDAYPTFDIADPMGTSSCVACGECVQACPTGALLPATVVDENQVGDSADFDSETESVCPFCGVGCKVSLKVKDGKVKYVEGVNGPANEGRLCVKGRFGFDYIHHPHRLTKPLIRRDDAPAKGLNVDPGNLATHFREATWDEALNLAANGLMKLRDENPKNVAGFGSAKCTNEEAYLFQKFIRQGFKHNNVDHCTRLCHASSVTALIENVGSGAVTATFNEIENADVAIVIGANPIENHPVAATYFKQFTKRGGKLIVMDPRGVGLRRFADEMVQFRPGADVSMLNAIMNVIVEEKLYDSQYIDRWTENWEAEKAHLAGFTPEAMSEICGVSPDQIRRVARTFAKAKAGLIFWGMGVSQHIHGTDNSRCLISLALMTGNVGKPGAGLHPLRGQNNVQGASDAGLVPMFLPDYQTVTSDDVRKSFTDVWGGGDFSNEKGLTVTEIVDQVYAGNIKGMYIQGENPAMSDPDVEHARDAFAKLEMLIVQDIFLTETANYADIILPASALYEKNGTVSNTNRQVQRVRPAVTPPGDAREDWKITVELAQRIGLPWDYKEVSEVFAEMKLNMNSLNNITWERLETETVTYPSLSPTDPGQAIVFGDGFPRSEGRARFTPASVIAPDEAPDAEYPMVLTTGRQLEHWHTGSMTRRSLVLDAVEPEANCSLHPKTLRRMGVQPGEMLRLSTRRGTIEIMARADRAVAEDMVFVPFAYVEAAANVLTNPAIDPYGKIPEFKFAAVRVEKVENQIANA; via the coding sequence ATGTCTGACCCCATCACTTTTGTCTTGGACGGCAAAGAAGTTACCGCTGAAAAAGGGCTGACCATTTGGGAAGTTGCACATGGCAGAGGGTTGGTGATCCCGCATCTGTGTCATAAGCCAGCCCCAGGCTACCGCCCTGATGGCAATTGCCGCGCCTGCATGGTCGAGATTGAAGGCGAGCGGACCCTGGCGGCTTCTTGTATTCGTGAACCCCAAGACGGCATGGTTGTACATACCAACACCGCACGCGCTGAGTCTGCGCGCAAGATGGTGGTCGAGATGCTACTGGCGGATCAGCCAGAGCGGGACCAAAGCCACGACAAATCCAGCCACCTCTGGGATATGGCTGATTTGAACGGGGTCAGCGAAAGCCGCTTTCCAAAACTCGAAGATGGCCGCATTCCTTTGTTGGACGCGTCACATGTTGCCATGAGTGTCAATTTGGATGCCTGTATTTCCTGTGGTCTCTGCGTACGCGCGTGTCGCGAAGTGCAGGTCAACGACGTGATTGGCATGGCGGGCCGCGGCCACGATGCCTATCCAACTTTTGATATCGCCGATCCTATGGGCACCTCATCCTGCGTGGCCTGTGGCGAATGTGTGCAAGCCTGCCCAACCGGGGCCCTGCTGCCCGCAACCGTGGTGGATGAAAATCAAGTTGGCGACAGCGCTGATTTTGACAGCGAAACCGAAAGCGTGTGCCCGTTTTGTGGCGTCGGCTGCAAGGTCTCACTCAAAGTCAAAGACGGCAAAGTCAAATATGTCGAAGGCGTCAACGGCCCAGCAAACGAAGGCCGCCTATGTGTCAAAGGCCGGTTTGGGTTTGACTATATCCACCATCCGCACCGGTTGACGAAACCACTGATCCGCCGCGACGATGCACCTGCCAAGGGGTTGAATGTCGATCCAGGTAATTTGGCCACGCATTTCCGCGAAGCCACTTGGGACGAAGCATTGAACTTGGCCGCCAACGGTCTGATGAAACTGCGCGACGAAAACCCCAAGAATGTCGCGGGATTTGGCTCGGCGAAATGCACCAACGAAGAAGCCTATTTGTTCCAAAAATTCATCCGTCAGGGCTTTAAACACAACAACGTTGATCACTGCACAAGGCTGTGCCACGCCTCATCCGTAACCGCGTTGATCGAAAACGTTGGCTCTGGTGCTGTGACCGCAACTTTCAACGAAATCGAAAATGCGGATGTGGCGATTGTCATTGGGGCAAACCCAATTGAAAACCACCCGGTTGCCGCAACCTATTTCAAACAGTTCACCAAACGCGGTGGCAAGCTTATTGTGATGGATCCGCGCGGCGTTGGCCTGCGTCGCTTTGCAGATGAAATGGTGCAATTCCGCCCCGGCGCCGATGTGTCGATGCTGAACGCGATTATGAATGTGATTGTCGAGGAAAAGCTCTACGACAGCCAATACATCGACCGCTGGACAGAAAACTGGGAGGCCGAAAAAGCCCACCTAGCGGGGTTCACGCCCGAGGCCATGAGCGAAATTTGTGGGGTTTCCCCCGATCAAATCCGTCGCGTGGCACGTACATTTGCCAAGGCAAAAGCGGGGCTAATCTTTTGGGGCATGGGCGTCAGCCAGCATATCCACGGCACCGACAATTCTCGCTGCCTGATTTCACTGGCGCTGATGACCGGAAATGTCGGCAAACCGGGGGCAGGCCTGCACCCGCTGCGTGGACAAAACAACGTTCAGGGGGCCTCGGATGCGGGTCTTGTGCCGATGTTCCTTCCCGATTACCAAACGGTGACCAGCGACGACGTGCGCAAATCCTTTACCGATGTTTGGGGTGGTGGCGATTTCAGCAATGAAAAAGGTCTGACTGTCACCGAAATTGTTGATCAAGTCTATGCTGGAAATATCAAAGGCATGTATATTCAGGGTGAAAACCCGGCAATGTCTGACCCCGATGTCGAACACGCGCGCGACGCGTTTGCCAAACTCGAGATGTTGATCGTTCAGGATATCTTTCTGACCGAAACCGCCAATTATGCGGATATCATCCTGCCGGCTTCTGCGCTTTACGAGAAAAACGGCACTGTCAGCAACACCAACCGTCAGGTTCAGCGCGTGCGCCCGGCCGTGACCCCGCCAGGCGACGCCCGCGAAGACTGGAAAATCACCGTCGAGCTGGCACAGCGCATAGGCCTGCCATGGGACTACAAAGAGGTTTCAGAGGTCTTTGCCGAAATGAAGCTGAACATGAACAGCCTCAACAATATCACCTGGGAGCGACTGGAAACAGAAACCGTAACCTACCCGTCGTTGTCGCCAACTGATCCCGGTCAGGCGATTGTATTTGGCGATGGTTTCCCACGCTCGGAGGGTCGGGCGCGCTTTACCCCAGCCAGCGTAATTGCCCCAGACGAGGCCCCAGACGCCGAATATCCGATGGTTCTGACCACCGGGCGGCAGCTTGAACATTGGCACACTGGGTCGATGACTCGCCGTTCGCTGGTTTTGGATGCGGTTGAGCCGGAAGCCAATTGTTCGTTGCACCCCAAAACACTGCGCCGAATGGGTGTTCAACCGGGCGAGATGCTGCGCCTGTCAACACGCCGCGGCACCATCGAGATTATGGCGCGCGCAGACCGCGCGGTGGCCGAGGATATGGTTTTTGTACCCTTTGCTTATGTCGAAGCCGCGGCAAATGTTCTGACCAACCCGGCCATCGACCCTTATGGTAAAATTCCAGAATTCAAATTCGCCGCCGTGCGCGTTGAAAAGGTCGAAAATCAGATCGCCAACGCCTAG
- a CDS encoding histidine phosphatase family protein has product MSNMTLIRHGQANSSAQDEASYDKLSELGHQQARWLGAHLRQSGESYQRVYCGTMQRHQETAESMGAAAHCEIQTDARLNEFPYFSLAQAMQRQFNHPMPTNREGFAASIPKVLAAWEAGELENIPERHDAFSQRVRSVIDEIAAGQGPALVVSSGGLISTVLRHSLDLTVQGWAGMCLAIMNTSVHRWHRVLDRPLLTQFNAIPHLETPDRHYAQTHL; this is encoded by the coding sequence ATGTCAAATATGACCTTGATACGCCACGGGCAGGCCAATTCCTCGGCGCAGGATGAGGCCAGCTATGACAAATTGTCAGAGCTTGGGCATCAGCAAGCACGGTGGCTGGGGGCGCACTTACGTCAGTCTGGCGAAAGCTATCAGCGGGTGTATTGCGGCACGATGCAGCGACACCAAGAGACCGCCGAAAGCATGGGGGCCGCGGCCCATTGCGAGATTCAAACTGACGCGCGCTTGAATGAATTTCCGTATTTTTCACTGGCCCAAGCCATGCAGCGGCAATTCAACCATCCGATGCCAACAAACCGGGAAGGTTTTGCCGCAAGCATACCCAAGGTATTGGCGGCCTGGGAAGCCGGCGAGTTGGAGAATATCCCAGAGCGCCATGATGCCTTTAGCCAACGCGTGCGTTCTGTCATTGATGAGATTGCAGCCGGTCAGGGCCCGGCGTTGGTTGTCAGTTCTGGCGGGTTGATCAGTACGGTCCTGCGCCACAGTCTGGATTTGACCGTGCAGGGCTGGGCCGGCATGTGTCTTGCGATCATGAACACATCGGTGCATCGGTGGCACCGGGTGTTGGACCGCCCGCTTTTGACCCAGTTCAACGCCATCCCGCATCTGGAAACCCCAGACCGGCATTATGCGCAGACACATTTATAA
- a CDS encoding zinc-finger domain-containing protein: MTIDAPETKIVDSFRVACDGGEGALGHPRVWLSLPHDTGVVECGYCDCKFIHKDYVEKAAAE, translated from the coding sequence ATGACAATCGACGCGCCAGAAACCAAAATCGTAGACAGTTTTCGCGTTGCCTGTGACGGCGGAGAAGGCGCATTGGGGCATCCTCGCGTCTGGCTTAGCCTGCCACATGACACCGGGGTCGTTGAATGTGGCTATTGTGACTGCAAATTCATTCACAAAGATTACGTCGAAAAAGCCGCTGCCGAATAA